One Primulina eburnea isolate SZY01 chromosome 4, ASM2296580v1, whole genome shotgun sequence genomic window, ttggcgcatgtgcgctgaAATATgtcacgcatgtgcgcgaagCACACTGCCCAAGCGATTCTCGaattttcctctctttttttttttttttttttttttgaactcctttctgtacattcaatttttctctttttcttttcaaggagtgTTTGAATCATTCCAACaccaatgaacttatttctctcaaaatttaggtAGGAtaataagtgtataagcttcattaggtagttgttTTGGGAAGTAGAATAaatacaagtgggggctaattgtgtgtcattgacacacaccacttgatttttagcaagctcaaaatgggacactagggatatttcatgttcgttaggtaggctcgaaggcttgAACggttccaaagatcgcctaaatcattcctatgtcacatattatccgtatttcgcctcgaaaagtgtccaaacaagttctagattccgtcaatccattagtcaactcatacaaaccagtcacatgcaattttcaatcaaaagGATATATGTTATAGGTGCACAAAGAAAAGTTAAGCATCTCAAAAATTTATTCGAAGCTCGATGGGCTAACAATTGATAATGAGCAAAGAATATAGGCCCCAAAGATATTGCGAAAGAATGCCTAGATCATTTCTGTGTCGCAAAAGTGTCAGTTAATGTCATGTAAGGGTTACTAAAATCAGACTTCTCTTGTTTAATTGGCATCACAGGCACGCAAATAATCTCTGAGCACCAACAATATCAACAAACATGACAGTGCAATAAAATGTGACTCCCAAGTAATAACGAATACATTCATGCTTCAGACTCTCGATTTTATTTTCATCATCGGCCTCACAATAGCTTATCCATGACTAGTCCTAACAATTCTAACATGTAatgaaaacaattttttttttttttttaataaatacctgcaagaataaaataattcaaatcaaTACTTGAATcgagaaatttaaaaataataagcgtaggaatcaaaataaaataaaatgaatgcaaaaaataaataaatgtgggttgcctcccacatagcgcttggtttaacgtcatcagcccgactGTCACAAATTCTGATCATGGTGGGTTGTATGGTTTCTTGGATGCTTGTATTTCCACCAGGTGACTTTCAACTTCCATGGTCATCTTTCCTCGTTTCACGTCAATAATAGCTCCAACAGCAGCCAATAATGGTCGTCCTAGAATGACGTGAATGTTTTGACTATTCTTCATATCAAGTACCACGAACTCTGTCAGAACCTTCAATTTGTCGATCCGCagttcaacatcttccacaataCCCAACGGTGTCCTAATCGAATTATCCGCCATTTGTAAGCTTACTCCTGTGGACCTCATCTTGTtcaatccaagtttctcgtaGAGAGAACTTGGCATTATATTTATGCTCGCTCCTGAGTCACAAATAGCGTTCTCCACTAAATGACCCCCTAATTCACATGGTACAATAAATTCACCGGGATCTAGCAACATCGGAGGACGCTTTGTTCGTGTTCCTTCGGTGACTTCACTTTCCACCTGATCTACAAACTCATTGTTAGtgtgtaggttcttgagatcttcaagaccttttttCTTTCGAAATTCAGCTTGTAATTGTAAAAATCGCTGGGGGTAGGAAAGTAAGGAAATAtcaatgcatttatttaaatcatACCTTTCAGATTTCTTACCTCGGGCTCTTTTGGTTGGACTTAGATTTTCATCCCGAACAGGTATGAGTTCGATCTCCTTCTCTTCTCTACCTACCACACAATTCTCTTCATGATGTATAAAAATGGCATTCACCTCTCTCAGATTTGGGTCGGTAGTCTTTTGAACTGCGCCTGATGGCTGAGAcgtgagttgcttcgttatctGCCCTACTTGCGACTCTAGGATTTTCAATGTCGCACCAATACTCGCCATGTGTGTCTCAAGGTTGTCCAGTCTAGACTCAGTTCTAGACATCCTTTTAccagattcaacaacaaatgttCCAACTAAATCTTCGAATGACGGTTTCCCCTCtccatttgatgtattgaaccccggtggaggattcaacacattcttattgtttgcataggaaaaattttcatggtttctcaacccaagatgataagtattaggaggggggttacctcgatatccgccAAAGCCTCCAAAGTTCTTATTGTTGATGTATTGCACTTCTTCAAGAATAGGCGACTCTTCAATGACAACTGACGGTCCCTCAAAGTTTGATGTACTCACTTTGTTCATAGTCGCTATCTGTGTAGTCAATGCTGATACTTGCGCAATCAGTGATGTGATAGGATCCACAGCATAAATTCCAGTAGTTCTTTGTACTCCTGACCTTTCAGACGGCCATTGGTAGCTATTAATAGTCATTTGCTCAAGCAAGTCGTAGGCTTGAGcaggagatttggcaaagatcgtgccacctgcCGCTGCATCCACTGTTGTTCGTGTCTGACCATTCAACCCATTATAGAAAAGCTCGATCTGtacccagtcttcaaaaccatgattcGGACACCTCCGCAGCAACTCTTTATACCTTTCCCAGGCTTCATATAGCTGCTCAAAGTCAGTTTGCCTGAAAGTACTGATCTCAATCTTCAATTGCGCGGACTTCGCTGggggaaaatatttagaaaggaaTTTCGTTGCCAACTCCTGCCATGTCGTGATACTTCCCAAgagaagcgattggagccatcctctagcttgatccctgagagaaaacggaaacaagcgcaatctaataatatcatcagaaacattattaatttttaccgtatcCGTGATCTCCAAAAAGGTTCTCAGGTGAACATGAGGGTCTGAAGTTGCAGTTCCAGCGAACTGATTTTGTTGAACCATATTGATCAAGGCAGGCTTCAGCTCGAAATTGTTGGCATTTATGGTCCCCCTAGCAATGCCAGAATAATGTGCATTgatcactggtctgaagtgatcTCTGATCGGAATAGCCTCTGGCGGGTTATATCTTGCTTCCTCTCTGTTTTCAGTCATTGTTTGGATTTCTTCCCTTCTCGCTTTTCTTAGTCTtctcgcagttctttcgatatccggatcaaagataagcaaatCAGGGTTGTGCGATCTGAGCATACACTGCAAAACAGAAAAAGATTATAacgtaaaaaaataaataaataaaataaagtctAAATTAAAGTCAAGACTACTTAGTAACGATATTAATATGCAATTAAATAGTTtaatccccggcaacggcgccaaaaacttgttgcgtgttttcactaccgcaagtatacggtgtcaagttttagtactggttagagtacggatatcgatcccacgaggagtaattattcaaagttgtatattaattaccataattgacatagctcaactttatttagacaaatcGAATGGTTGGTttaaaatcaattcaaataaaataacgaatcctgtaattctagcacacagTCGAATTTCAATGAgtaaataaatctagagatatgatttcgtcgagtctcccctatgctaaattaaccAGGACTAACATTAAATTAACTTGCACCATAtttattaaccaagaactcacaatattttctattccctctgtcgagtgctaaatagaaatgtattacctattaccgattttaatatgtctattcaaaatcatgcAACAGTTATAAATGCACACAAGGTTCTATTATGGTTTCGCCAAAGTTATACATCTTTTGCACGCTATAAACATCTGACGATGCGATTTCCCCTGTCCTAATTTCGATCacctctctcgagtgttagatctcaattattttatcattcGAATTATGGCCAATAATCCAAAAGCATTTAATAAAagcaatcacaaataaacacgatgaaataattcaatgcaatatcaaaacGTCGTTAACATAGGTTCGACTTCGACTacgtcaatctctagaaaataaaatttagttcaTACTCAAAAGTAGATCACAACAAAACCTGTTTGTAgtcattaaaaacgtaaaagtaagaaaccgaattaagaacgtgttggcgagagatggaagtgtgtctccgtgtccggattaAGCGTCTTCAATCTCCGTTCTTCGCGCTCCGTCCTTCGTTTTCTCTGACCTTTTCGTTCTTTTCCTGCTCCTTGTGACGGCTGCTATCTAAAATTTCAGAATCCCTTTAAGTCCGAGCGAAAACCTATTTTAATGTATGAGCGGCacagactcgcgcatatgcgcgggtctcCTGGAGTGGGCTTCCTTCTTGCGCGCcatgagcggcgcatatgcgcgctgctcTCTGGatgggtcgcgcatgtgcgcgaccttgggtggcgcatgtgcgcgatgcTGTGGACTCGCCTGTTCtctttctcgcgcatatgcgcgccatgagcggcgcatatgcgcgctgctcACTGTAtggttcgcgcatgtgcgcgctttgggcggcgcatgtgcgcgggtgcTTCTGCATTCCATTGCTCGCTTGGCTCACATTTCTTCTACTAGGCACCATCTTAGCTCCTTTTCACGCCCTTTCAGTGGCTTCACTTAGGTTCCTGCGATCAcaccaaaaataacaaaaaacgcGTAATTCCGCCCAGAAAGactaacaatctatatgaaATATAGGACTAATAtaagtgcataaaatgcacttatcaatagaaacaatctaaatcataaaacatgctatcatgatcatattcagaagtaatagatttcataatccatgaaatcaaatcaaaataaacatgcaactcaattcagataaacatgcaatttaaatcaaatcatataaacatgctatcataactgaaagcaataaacaagggtttcatagtctatgaaaccacatctataaacgcatgcagttctagtcaaatcatgtctagactagactcaactataactctagggatcccgaggtgaataagacgtcactgtctgtcacctaccctcccaatcggggtgacgtacgtcttattcctagacttcggtcatatctgtatcgaataatctacaataggagggtgtctgctcctatgtaacgatacaccgaacgtctagaagtctgactatctgtcaaactttcctatctcaaatgcaatgaataaaatctataaacaaagcatgttcatttcaaaagatttgaatataaagtctataaacaaatcgtaatcatatcaaaagataaacaataagtctagtatgtgattctattgggaaactcaaatgagatctgatttgagttatatcttcccaaatatcacatgaattatacatttttcgtcccggtctgacgaagacgaagtctcgaagtcgaatctgtccatatcaatctgataatgacaaatcacataattacaatatcagtacacatctcagttcagaatctgttctgatcaatactcaactcggtctacaatctgatccaagtcaacaatataacaatgaatctcaatcaatatcatatctgatcaatctaaatcaatactgatgtttcgacggcataacaatagaatctgaataactccgtcaatctgaacatccataataccagaactcataatctcaatattggtatattcaaaattaataatatacaattctgatatcaaaatctcagtcaatatctttcgaaaatcataacaattacagaaacaatctgttccttaatctgacttcaattctaccatgtctacggtagtagaaacaccatatctgaatcatattcagttctgacaacatcttattttcaaaacatctcaaaacgtaacaaaacttacgtccttgtatagctcgTAGCGAAaggaactcagaactgaagtcggatttgaattctgatggacggatttctcacaaccGCAACTCGAAAAGGCGGAAGGAAATTCTCTCAAAGCCTCGCTCCTTTCCATTGAATTTCTGATGATTTATCGTGTCAATCATccctatatatactgcatgcaaattctgaaacgtggcatcatttttcatgcaacacgcatgaccgcgggtgcggtatgttcagcagcgcgggtgcgctcatgcttcggcatgcttatcattttctaaaatgcacgaccgcgggtgcgttctgttctgtaccgcgggtgcggtgtcggcaccgcgggtgcgctctggctagcaccgcgggtgcggtgatgcttcggcctcaccttccaaaattccatttttaatgaccgcgggtgcactcctgttctgggcgcgggtgcggtcttgccaaTCTTCCAAATTCTAATTTTCGATTCTTGCAACaccttataatcttgtcttatcatttcttataatttctgggcattacagtattactttttattgtgaatatcggtagggttgacatgtctcatatattaagatccgtgagacggtctcacatgagaccactcttatgatttttattaaaagtaaCAATAAATTCACCGCAAtatgaataaatatttcagaaAAATAAAACCAAGATGACGTTTCTGATTGAAAGTTGAATAAGATCGAATATTTCTTGATGAAAGATTTGCAAGTTAAATAGGAAGTCTTCTTGAAGCCTTCGTGTTCATATTTATGAAAAAGTCATTTGTGTTtctcatttttttaataatcatttaattTAACGAGTAGTTGGACAATAAAGACTTATTTTTAGAGTGAAATATCACGTTACATTGATTTTTTAGCCTCATTGGTCTCAACTAAAATCAGACATAGGTAAATtcgatttttgaaaaaaaaaaaacattcttAATTTCTAAACTTTTTTAGTATATTTTTGAGGATGATAAATTTTGAACCTAACTACATCTCTTTATCAACCAAGAAAGATTCATTTTATAAACTTATTCGTACTCGACATGTTAAAAAGTTGAGAAGATTATGCAGTGTGGAGTGGAAACAACTAAAGAGCACAAAAACTTTTGTGGGATGATTTAGTGagtaaattttgtgagacggattttctatttgagtcactcattaaaaaatattattttttatgtcaaattcGTCTCATGAATAAAAACCATGAGAAAGTCTATTAATCAAATGATACTTTACCAATCTATTAATtaactatatatataccatgagTGTCAATGGGGAGAACAATACCAGATTTAAAGGTTGAGTTTAGCTTTAGCATAAATTTTCAACCCAATTAGTTAAACCAATTCAATTTCTGCTCTAGTACCGAAGGATTTTATTTGAAAGCAAGCATGGattcaaattaagatttttGTTTAGTTATCTATGTtgataaatttcaattttattcttatttttttcattgttaaataattttttagtcaTTTTTTCATTTCTACCCGTTCTCTTTGTCTCGCCGCTATGGTCTATGGGCGTGTAACCTCCTCGTTTGTATCTTCTCATATCCTTTAACaattaacataaaatataaaattgaaTTGAATGGAATAATGGATCTATCAAAAGTTTGAatctttttaaacaaaatttaattaatgtttttattatgaaataaaaatacataaaagCCAAATCgatgtttaaaaaatttaactGAGATAAAAAGTATCACAATAGACAAatatttgtgtgagacagtctcacagatcgtatttgtgagacggatctgaTAAATCTtcatttgtgagacggatcaactctacttatattcacaataaaaagtaatacttaatttgagtaagtctcttgtgagacggtctaacgAATCTtcatttgtgagacggatcaaccctactgatattcacaataaaaaataatactcttagtataaaaagtaatattttttcatgaatgacccaataagatatccgtctcacaaaatacgacccgtgaaaccgtctcacacaagtttttgccttatttcTTATGCTAAGAATATGGGAAGGgttgtctcacacaagtttttgtattattttttatgctatgagtattactttctatgtgaatatggatatggttgactcgtctcacagattatgatccgtgagacggtttcacacgAGACCAACTCATCACAATAACACTCATCAATCCCTTTCTTAATGTCACATTTGCCACAAAAAAACTTTTTGAGTATCGTGACTAGCTTGATTTATagattcttttaaaaattttacacTTTTCAAAATTGATCAATTTATCCAACCATGTAAATATGACTTGGAGTCGAACGAATTACACAAAGAACATGTCAATTTATGCTCAGATTTCGTTTCGTCACTCCTTGACTCTAAATAGGGTTTTTGCTGCCACGCGACCTGATTCTTGTCGCGCAAAATCCTGTTTAAATTGCCTGTTTCCTGGTCCAAAGTTGATGTTGTTGTCATTTCATTATTTTACTTTTTCGAGACCTTTCGAGGCTTtccttttattatatataaaaaaaaggcTCACGGTGTCCCAGAAAAATAGTGGCTTTGTTTCCAGTCAGAGTTCCCATCACCGTctagtttttaaaaaattttaccaataaaaataaacatcaacTACGTTGAAATAAAAGTTGGGGCAGCTGCCACAGCCAATTACATTTGCCGACCAAGTtgacaaaataaattttggaGTCTGTATTTCAGCAAAAAAACGAGGACTTGGCCGACAAATGGCTTTAATTTCCATTTTTTTAGAGGAAGCAAGACAAATAAAATAAGACACGGGATGCACACATAAATATTAATTCACATATACGtacaattatatataattatgtcATACAAGGTATGCATCcgaaaaaattacaaaattttcGAGTTCTTCGAAAGATTTTCTTGATGTCACGGTAGAAAAAGAATGAAGCA contains:
- the LOC140830289 gene encoding uncharacterized protein, translated to MTENREEARYNPPEAIPIRDHFRPVINAHYSGIARGTINANNFELKPALINMVQQNQFAGTATSDPHVHLRTFLEITDTELATKFLSKYFPPAKSAQLKIEISTFRQTDFEQLYEAWERYKELLRRCPNHGFEDWVQIELFYNGLNGQTRTTVDAAAGGTIFAKSPAQAYDLLEQMTINSYQWPSERSGVQRTTGIYAVDPITSLIAQVSALTTQIATMNKVSTSNFEGPSVVIEESPILEEVQYINNKNFGGFGGYRGREEKEIELIPVRDENLSPTKRARGKKSERYDLNKCIDISLLSYPQRFLQLQAEFRKKKGLEDLKNLHTNNEFVDQVESEVTEGTRTKRPPMLLDPGEFIVPCELGGHLVENAICDSGASINIMPSSLYEKLGLNKMRSTGVSLQMADNSIRTPLGIVEDVELRIDKLKVLTEFVVLDMKNSQNIHVILGRPLLAAVGAIIDVKRGKMTMEVESHLVEIQASKKPYNPP